A region from the Salvia splendens isolate huo1 chromosome 15, SspV2, whole genome shotgun sequence genome encodes:
- the LOC121768767 gene encoding 26S proteasome non-ATPase regulatory subunit 13 homolog A-like produces MAALQYLESLRNAHPELSEWYTTLSDLYQRKLWHQLTLKLEQFVTLAVFQAGDSLIQLYQNFITDFETKINLLKLAHFAVIVSRRYSEKDAAISYLEGVIEKLRTTSKVRIEEPILYINMQIGLFKLELGDQKECKKLLEEGKSTLDSMTDIDPSVYASYYWISSQYHKARQEFAEFYRSALLYLAYTSVETLSESFKLDLTFDLSLAALLGENIYNFGELLAHPIIKSLMGTKVEWLYYILEAFNSGDLVRYQELCRVHGAALSSQPALVQNEKKLLEKINILCLMEIIFSRPSEDRTIPLSIIAERTKLTVEDVEYLLMKSLSVHLIEGIIDQVEGTVYVSWVQPRVLGIPQIKSLRDRLDNWVDKVHTALLSVEAETPDLVAA; encoded by the exons ATGGCGGCTCTTCAGTATCTGGAATCCCTGCGTAATGCGCATCCGGAGCTCAGCGAGTGGTACACCACTCTTTCAGATCTGTACCAGAGGAAGCTCTGGCACCAGCTCACGCTCAAGCTCGAGCAATTTGTCACGCTCGCCGTGTTTCAG GCTGGGGATTCCCTAATCCAACTCTACCAAAACTTTATAACTGATTTTGAGACAAAGATCAATCTACTCAAGCTTGCCCATTTCGCTGTCATAGTTTCTCGACGGTATTCAGAGAAAGATGCTGCCATATCATATCTTGAAGGAGTGATAGAGAAGCTCCGTACTACCAGTAAAGTACGGATAGAGGAGCCGATACTTTATATCAATATGCAGATTGGTTTATTTAAGCTCGAGCTGGGAGACCAAAAGGAATGCAAGAAACTTTTAGAAGAGGGAAAGAGTACTCTTGACAGCATGACTGACATTGATCCATCTGTGTATGCTAGCTACTATTGGATTTCATCACAATATCATAAAGCCCGTCAAGAATTTGCTGAGTTCTATAGAAGTGCTCTTCTGTATTTAGCTTACACTTCAGTCGAGACTTTGTCGGAATCATTTAAGCTG GATTTGACATTTGACTTATCTCTGGCGGCCTTATTGGGGGAGAACATCTACAACTTTGGTGAACTTCTTGCTCATCCTATT ATTAAAAGTCTTATGGGAACTAAAGTTGAGTGGCTTTACTATATTCTCGAAGCATTTAACTCTGGTGATTTAGTGCGTTATCAAGAACTGTGTCGTGTACATGGAGCCGCTCTCAGCAGCCAACCTGCATTAGTCCAGAATGAGAAAAAGCTTCTTGAGAAGATCAACATTCTTTGCTTGATGGAGATCATATTCAG CCGACCATCAGAAGATAGGACTATTCCGCTAAGTATTATTGCTGAACGAACAAAACTTACTGTTGAAGATGTGGAGTATCTTCTCATGAAGAGCCTTTCA GTGCATCTGATTGAAGGAATCATTGACCAAGTAGAGGGAACCGTTTATGTCTCATGGGTGCAACCCAGAGTTTTAGGGATCCCTCAGATCAAGTCATTGCGTGACCGGCTGGACAACTGGGTGGACAAAGTCCACACTGCTTTGTTATCTGTTGAGGCCGAGACACCTGATCTAGTTGCAGCATGA